One Saccharomycodes ludwigii strain NBRC 1722 chromosome VI, whole genome shotgun sequence DNA segment encodes these proteins:
- the RAD52 gene encoding recombinase RAD52 (similar to Saccharomyces cerevisiae YML032C | RAD52 | RADiation sensitive), which produces MNNNNNNDPNAKSSKSRFNTSIDDIQAKLEKKLGPEYISKRLGYGNNRVAYLEGWKAINLANQIFGYNGWSTEVKSVTIDFMDEKQGRYFIGCTAIVRVTLTDGTFREDIGYGTIDNEKRKALAFERAKKSAVTDALKRSLRGFGNALGNCLYDKDFLSKIDKVKFDPPDFDENNLLRFSDEVPNDSLAMSSRPNTLSANGESQSRQQQKKRKIETVQKVNIPMTSNSKNITNEEKNNNNNNFNVYNNKKINTINTNKADTNTTTTNNNTTRTGDKSTVTAAPVPSMTNTSINEYIENYLDDSLLMSDDLPLDDDDINTITNIANSSNANITNINNNNNKDASTNADSILIVSAKTLQNLNDGKTHNSNNIPVFDHTYKSKSIKTTIDQSVSKPLPRDILKERGVTAQEHVYNGIQSRERNIDEVTNANNNNGTSINTNTTASSATINSTNNNSNINHTNNNNNNNNNNTTTNNGNPLKNTNDNRHISNPASNNNTNYNAANNLAPRKEVGRPKIAYLNLRNHSNPRNTNVATTNTTSTTTHNSNNKNSNNNSNVSDKSAGN; this is translated from the coding sequence atgaataataataataataacgatcCAAACGCAAAAAGTAGTAAAAGTAGATTTAATACTTCTATAGATGATATACAGGCTAAAttagagaaaaaattagGTCCAGAATACATCTCTAAAAGATTGGGTTATGGTAATAACAGAGTCGCTTATTTGGAAGGATGGAAAGCCATTAATTTAGCTAATCAAATATTTGGATATAATGGATGGAGCACTGAAGTTAAATCTGTTACAATAGATTTTATGGATGAAAAACAAGGCagatattttattggaTGTACTGCTATAGTCCGTGTCACATTAACAGATGGTACTTTTAGAGAAGATATCGGCTATGGTACAattgataatgaaaaaagaaaagctcTTGCTTTTGAAAGAGCCAAGAAGTCAGCGGTAACGGATGCTTTGAAACGAAGCCTAAGGGGGTTTGGAAACGCTTTAGGAAATTGTTTATATGACAAAGATTTTCTTTCTAAAATTGATAAAGTCAAGTTTGATCCTCCTgattttgatgaaaataatttgcTACGATTTTCTGATGAAGTACCAAATGATTCTCTTGCTATGTCAAGCAGACCAAATACTCTAAGTGCAAATGGAGAAAGCCAGAGtcgacaacaacaaaagaaaaggaaaattgAAACTGTTCAGAAAGTTAATATCCCGATGACATCAAATTCAAAGAATATTACCAatgaggaaaaaaataataataataataattttaatgtttataataataaaaaaatcaatacaATTAACACCAATAAAGCTGATACaaatactactactactaataataacactacACGTACTGGTGATAAAAGTACAGTTACTGCTGCTCCAGTACCATCTATGACTAACACATCTATTAATGAGTATATAGAAAATTATCTTGATGattcattattaatgaGCGATGATCTGCCTCTAGATGACGATGATATCAATACTATTACTAACATTGCAAATAGTTCCAACGctaatattactaatatcaacaataataataataaagatgcCTCCACCAATGCGGATTCTATTCTGATTGTCAGTGCTAAAACGcttcaaaatttaaatgatgGTAAAACTCataattctaataatatccCTGTTTTTGATCATACTTATAAATCTAAATCCATAAAAACTACTATAGATCAATCGGTTTCGAAGCCTTTACCAAGagatattttaaaggaAAGGGGTGTAACTGCACAAGAGCATGTATATAATGGAATACAATCTAGGGAAAGGAATATAGACGAAGTGACAAatgccaataataataatggcacTTCCATTAACACCAATACTACAGCTTCAAGCGCTACAATTAATTctaccaacaacaatagtaatattaatcatacaaataataataataataataataataataatactaccaCCAATAACGGTAatcctttaaaaaatactaatgaCAATCGTCATATTAGTAATCCGGcaagtaacaataatactaattaTAATGCCGCAAATAATTTGGCCCCAAGAAAAGAAGTTGGTAGACCTAAGATTgcatatttaaatttaaggAACCACTCTAACCCTCGGAACACCAACGTTGCTACCACTAACACTACTAGTACTACTACtcataatagtaataataaaaatagtaataataatagtaatgtCAGTGATAAAAGCGCTGGAAATTAA